A region of Dehalococcoidia bacterium DNA encodes the following proteins:
- a CDS encoding nucleoside-triphosphatase encodes MPPCAFLLTGRPGVGKTTLLRLALQRCPVQAAGFYTEEVRHKGVRIGFDLVTLDGQRVPLAREGLVSPWRVGRYGVDRDALHHIGVAAVRKALQHRILAVVDEIGRMELCSPHFVQAIDEVLHTGIPLLGTIMLKPHPVADRVKSMPGVRVVEVLPPQREAVLKQTVEWLTACGTFAEGAHAGTQRHPCTTLHTM; translated from the coding sequence ATGCCTCCCTGCGCTTTCCTCCTCACGGGTCGCCCTGGCGTCGGAAAGACCACCCTCCTTCGCCTCGCCCTGCAGCGCTGTCCTGTGCAGGCGGCAGGCTTCTACACTGAGGAGGTGCGCCACAAGGGTGTGCGCATCGGGTTTGACCTGGTAACTTTGGACGGCCAGCGCGTCCCCCTGGCACGGGAGGGGCTGGTGTCCCCCTGGCGGGTGGGGCGCTACGGGGTGGACAGGGACGCCCTCCACCACATCGGCGTGGCGGCGGTGCGCAAGGCCCTCCAGCACCGCATCCTGGCCGTGGTGGACGAAATCGGCCGCATGGAACTGTGCTCCCCCCATTTCGTCCAAGCGATTGACGAGGTGCTGCACACTGGCATCCCCCTCTTGGGGACGATTATGCTGAAACCCCATCCTGTCGCCGATAGGGTAAAATCCATGCCAGGGGTGCGAGTGGTGGAGGTGCTCCCCCCCCAGCGGGAGGCGGTGCTGAAGCAGACGGTGGAATGGCTGACCGCGTGCGGCACCTTTGCCGAGGGGGCGCACGCGGGCACACAAAGACACCCCTGCACGACGCTTCATACCATGTAA
- a CDS encoding AAA family ATPase — MAHPALVRDLLRPEAYPSEERPQAVQLVETHISWLFLTGRYVYKVKKPVDFGFLDFTTLEKRRHFCHEEVRLNRRLSPSVYLGVVEVYWDGLHHSFVGPGEVVDYAVKMVHLPRERTLSALLQTHQVSAAQIRAVARRIAQFHATADTNPAITQMGGLDTVRHNIQENFIQTERYQGRSISPQTYDLLRAYSEAFMEVHAPLFAQRQAQGRIRDGHGDLHTGQIYLLDADILFLDCIEFNERFRWADVCADVAFLAMDLDYHARPDLSQALVDEYVRISGDTGLLALLNFYKTYRAYVRGKVESFRLDEEGLSAEERQTILQRAQRYFALAEGYGRVLQGPALILVVGLIGTGKSTLARNLASLLGGEVISSDVVRKTLAGLAPTDRRWEPWGQGIYSPTMDLRTYQAMLEQADALLAQGKVVILDASFRSAARRQEAIALARRRGIPYFVVEAYAPEEVVRERLLRRQEHPHGPSDGRLELLPAFREHFDPLTDIPTEHLVRVNTSGPPRESAYQALKGLLRLVLAQSPSPSTHPLEARPRF; from the coding sequence GTGGCACACCCCGCCCTGGTGCGTGACCTCCTCCGTCCCGAGGCCTACCCCTCCGAGGAGCGTCCCCAGGCGGTGCAGTTGGTGGAGACCCACATCTCCTGGCTCTTTCTTACCGGCCGTTATGTCTACAAGGTCAAAAAGCCGGTGGACTTCGGCTTTCTGGACTTCACCACCCTGGAGAAACGCCGCCACTTCTGCCACGAGGAGGTGCGTCTCAACCGGCGCCTCTCCCCCTCTGTTTATCTGGGGGTGGTGGAGGTGTATTGGGACGGCCTCCACCACTCCTTCGTCGGGCCGGGGGAAGTGGTGGACTACGCCGTCAAAATGGTGCACCTGCCCCGGGAGCGCACCCTGTCCGCCCTGCTTCAAACCCACCAGGTGAGCGCCGCCCAGATACGTGCCGTCGCCCGCCGCATCGCCCAGTTTCACGCCACCGCCGACACCAACCCTGCCATCACCCAGATGGGGGGCCTGGACACCGTGCGCCACAACATCCAGGAGAACTTCATCCAGACCGAGCGCTACCAGGGGAGGAGCATCTCGCCCCAGACTTATGACCTCCTGCGCGCCTACAGTGAGGCCTTTATGGAGGTGCACGCCCCCCTGTTCGCCCAGCGCCAGGCTCAGGGGCGCATCCGCGACGGGCACGGCGACCTCCACACCGGCCAAATCTACCTCCTGGACGCCGACATCCTGTTCCTGGACTGCATTGAGTTCAACGAGCGCTTCCGCTGGGCCGATGTGTGCGCCGATGTGGCCTTCTTGGCCATGGACCTGGATTACCACGCTCGCCCCGACCTGTCCCAGGCCTTGGTGGATGAATATGTGCGCATCTCGGGCGATACGGGGCTTCTGGCGTTGTTGAACTTCTACAAGACCTACCGCGCCTATGTGCGGGGCAAGGTGGAGAGCTTTCGCCTGGACGAGGAGGGCCTTTCGGCCGAGGAGCGCCAAACCATCCTCCAGCGGGCACAACGCTACTTCGCCCTGGCCGAAGGCTATGGGCGGGTGCTGCAGGGCCCGGCGCTTATTCTGGTGGTGGGCCTTATCGGCACGGGGAAGAGCACCCTGGCCCGCAACCTGGCCTCCCTGCTGGGCGGGGAGGTCATCTCCTCCGATGTGGTGCGGAAGACGCTCGCGGGCCTTGCACCCACCGACCGCCGATGGGAGCCCTGGGGACAGGGCATCTACAGCCCCACAATGGACCTCCGCACCTACCAGGCCATGCTCGAGCAGGCGGACGCCCTGCTAGCCCAGGGGAAGGTGGTCATCCTGGATGCCTCCTTCCGCTCTGCGGCACGGCGGCAGGAGGCGATAGCCCTAGCACGCCGAAGGGGGATCCCCTACTTCGTCGTAGAGGCGTATGCCCCCGAGGAGGTGGTGCGGGAACGCCTCCTGCGCCGCCAAGAGCATCCCCACGGCCCCAGCGATGGCCGCCTGGAGTTGCTCCCCGCCTTTCGGGAGCACTTTGACCCGCTCACCGACATCCCGACGGAGCATCTGGTGCGGGTGAACACCTCCGGCCCCCCTCGGGAGTCGGCCTATCAGGCATTGAAGGGGCTCCTGCGCCTCGTGTTGGCCCAATCGCCGAGCCCCTCCACCCACCCCCTTGAGGCGCGGCCCCGTTTCTAA
- a CDS encoding rhodanese-like domain-containing protein, giving the protein MVRRDPGEPFARISVDEAYQMLQRERENVAIIDVRTPEEYQKGHVKGAHFLPVDQILERIHELPKGKKLLFICQAGQRSALAAEMAAAMGVDPDLLYNIEDGTPAWIERNYPTSYGNDP; this is encoded by the coding sequence ATGGTCCGACGCGACCCCGGCGAGCCCTTCGCCCGCATCAGCGTGGACGAGGCCTACCAGATGCTCCAGAGAGAGCGGGAGAATGTGGCCATCATTGATGTGCGCACCCCCGAAGAATACCAGAAGGGGCACGTTAAAGGGGCCCATTTTTTGCCTGTGGACCAGATCCTGGAGCGGATTCACGAACTGCCCAAGGGCAAAAAACTCCTCTTCATCTGTCAAGCGGGCCAGCGCAGCGCCCTGGCCGCCGAGATGGCGGCGGCTATGGGCGTGGATCCCGACCTCCTCTACAACATCGAAGACGGCACTCCCGCCTGGATAGAGCGCAACTACCCCACCAGTTACGGCAACGACCCCTAA
- a CDS encoding flippase-like domain-containing protein: MTRKASGSLPRPLRLTLWTVGVAGSMALGAFLLTLALREVQTAQVAAVFGRASVPLLLAGLGVFMLASLARGLRWWVLFVGVRVSLMRLLLVEHTALGVNNATPLPLLDEPVRVGLLALHGVPTGMVLATMATQRTFEFGAQALLASVGVLFLPPLRPLAPYIWGGVIVALAAVCALFLVGPRVMRIPGLGQVSPVRDFSRTVLLLRNRPVRVLVAFILTLAYALGIGMSGWLVAQAFALPIPLLGMVFLTLLTLFVADWIPGLPASVGTFEFIAVTLLDLWGVERASAFSFAILLHALLFLPPTLVAGVYLPVAGYRSVRAVLGLLRTRPSLTPPPSAPVDAILRKQ; the protein is encoded by the coding sequence ATGACCCGAAAGGCCAGTGGCTCCCTTCCACGGCCCCTACGCCTGACCCTGTGGACGGTAGGCGTGGCAGGCTCCATGGCCCTGGGGGCTTTCCTGCTCACCCTGGCCCTGCGGGAGGTCCAGACTGCTCAGGTGGCCGCCGTGTTCGGACGGGCCTCGGTGCCTCTCCTGTTAGCTGGGCTAGGGGTATTTATGCTCGCCTCTTTGGCGCGGGGCCTGCGCTGGTGGGTTCTGTTCGTGGGGGTGCGCGTCTCGCTGATGCGCCTGCTACTGGTGGAGCACACCGCTCTGGGCGTGAACAACGCCACCCCCCTCCCTCTCCTGGACGAGCCGGTGCGTGTGGGCTTGTTAGCCCTGCACGGCGTCCCCACGGGGATGGTGCTGGCCACTATGGCCACTCAGCGCACCTTTGAGTTCGGGGCACAAGCCCTTCTCGCCAGTGTGGGGGTGCTGTTCCTGCCGCCCCTGCGTCCCTTGGCCCCCTACATCTGGGGGGGCGTTATCGTCGCCCTAGCGGCGGTGTGTGCCCTTTTCCTAGTGGGGCCGCGGGTGATGCGCATCCCCGGTTTGGGGCAAGTCTCCCCCGTGCGGGACTTCAGCCGAACTGTGCTCCTATTACGCAACCGTCCTGTGCGGGTATTGGTAGCCTTTATCCTCACCCTTGCCTATGCCCTGGGCATCGGGATGAGCGGATGGTTGGTGGCGCAAGCCTTTGCCCTTCCCATCCCCCTACTGGGGATGGTCTTCCTCACCCTTCTGACCCTTTTTGTGGCCGATTGGATCCCTGGCCTCCCCGCCTCGGTGGGCACCTTTGAGTTCATCGCTGTAACCCTGCTGGATTTGTGGGGTGTGGAGCGGGCCTCCGCCTTTAGTTTTGCCATCCTCCTCCACGCCTTATTGTTTTTGCCTCCCACCCTCGTGGCAGGTGTGTACCTGCCTGTGGCAGGGTATCGTTCTGTGCGAGCGGTGCTGGGCCTCTTGCGGACGCGCCCCAGCCTTACACCCCCACCCTCTGCGCCGGTGGATGCTATCTTGCGGAAACAGTGA
- a CDS encoding TlpA family protein disulfide reductase, which translates to MRRRWMLAVGLLIPFLALVGVLAWGLGRSGGAPAQVAVRATLGEVVIRPRPVPDVALVTFDGRVVRLSDLRGRVVMMDFWASWCAPCRAEAPALAQAYRDLRAQGMPVEFIGVNVWDREEDARAFLERFQVPYPSGMDTHGRIALELGVTGIPEKYIVDAQGTVVKKFVGPMGEKDLLQVLEPLLKGSP; encoded by the coding sequence ATGCGTCGGCGCTGGATGCTGGCGGTGGGGCTTCTCATACCCTTTCTAGCATTGGTGGGGGTGTTGGCATGGGGATTGGGGCGCAGTGGCGGAGCGCCCGCCCAGGTGGCGGTGCGTGCCACCCTGGGGGAGGTGGTTATCCGCCCGCGCCCCGTGCCCGACGTGGCCCTTGTTACCTTTGACGGTCGGGTGGTGCGCCTGTCCGACCTGCGAGGGCGGGTGGTGATGATGGACTTTTGGGCGTCGTGGTGTGCGCCGTGCCGTGCAGAGGCCCCTGCTTTGGCACAGGCCTATCGGGATCTGCGTGCCCAGGGTATGCCCGTGGAGTTCATCGGGGTCAATGTGTGGGACCGGGAGGAGGATGCCCGTGCCTTCCTGGAGCGTTTCCAGGTGCCCTACCCCAGCGGCATGGACACACATGGGCGCATCGCCCTGGAACTGGGCGTTACGGGTATCCCCGAAAAGTACATCGTGGATGCCCAGGGCACCGTGGTGAAGAAGTTCGTAGGGCCCATGGGGGAAAAGGACTTGCTGCAGGTCCTGGAGCCTCTGCTGAAGGGTTCTCCCTAA
- a CDS encoding CoA transferase, translating into MPGPLEGIRVVEVANWVAGPATCAILAELGAEVIKVEHPETGDPMRSVTTTPLGVMPYTSGVNVAVEEDNRGKKSIAVNLEHPEGQEILHKLTAHADVFVTNLIPRRQERYRLRYEDLSALNPRLIYVSLTGYGQEGPEKDRPGFDYAAFWARSGIMGTIGEPQWTPVNQRPGMGDHTTALAMAAAVGFALFERERSGKGQRVDCALLHTGLWVLGMDVVAAFYHKCAVRKMARTEVTNPLFNYYQAADGKWIQLVMIESDRFWPNFCRAMRLEHLRHDPRFATHAARRQNCRDLIRILDERFATLPRHEWAQRLDAEGCIWAPVQTLDEVINDPQVHANGYVATLRHTSGEEFQVVRAPMKFRRTPGTIPGPAPDLGQHTEDVLHALGYTWDDILRLKERGTIR; encoded by the coding sequence ATGCCTGGCCCCTTGGAGGGCATCCGTGTGGTGGAAGTGGCCAACTGGGTGGCCGGCCCCGCCACGTGCGCCATCTTGGCTGAACTGGGGGCCGAGGTCATCAAGGTGGAACATCCCGAGACGGGCGACCCGATGCGCAGTGTAACCACCACGCCCCTGGGCGTTATGCCCTACACCTCCGGCGTCAACGTCGCCGTTGAGGAAGACAACCGGGGCAAGAAGAGCATCGCCGTCAACCTGGAGCACCCTGAGGGGCAAGAAATCCTCCACAAACTCACCGCCCACGCCGATGTGTTCGTAACCAACCTTATCCCCCGTCGGCAGGAGCGCTATCGCCTGCGGTACGAAGATCTGTCCGCTCTCAATCCTCGCCTGATCTATGTCTCCCTCACCGGCTACGGACAGGAGGGGCCCGAAAAGGACCGCCCCGGCTTCGACTACGCCGCTTTTTGGGCCCGCTCGGGCATTATGGGCACCATCGGCGAACCCCAGTGGACGCCCGTCAACCAGCGCCCCGGCATGGGCGACCACACCACAGCCCTAGCCATGGCCGCCGCAGTGGGCTTCGCCCTGTTTGAGCGGGAGCGGTCGGGCAAGGGCCAGCGGGTGGACTGTGCCCTGCTGCACACCGGCCTGTGGGTGCTGGGCATGGATGTGGTGGCCGCCTTCTATCACAAGTGCGCCGTGCGCAAAATGGCCCGCACCGAGGTAACCAACCCCCTCTTCAACTACTATCAGGCGGCCGATGGGAAATGGATTCAACTGGTGATGATCGAGTCGGACCGCTTCTGGCCCAACTTCTGCCGGGCCATGCGCTTGGAGCACCTGCGCCATGACCCCCGCTTCGCCACCCACGCCGCCCGCCGCCAGAACTGCCGCGACCTGATTCGCATCCTGGACGAGCGCTTCGCCACTTTGCCCCGCCACGAGTGGGCACAACGCTTGGATGCCGAGGGGTGCATCTGGGCTCCTGTGCAAACCTTGGACGAGGTCATCAACGACCCCCAGGTGCACGCCAACGGCTATGTGGCCACCCTGCGCCACACCAGCGGGGAGGAGTTCCAGGTGGTGCGGGCGCCTATGAAGTTCCGCCGCACGCCCGGGACCATCCCAGGCCCCGCACCCGACCTGGGCCAACACACCGAGGACGTTCTCCACGCCCTGGGCTACACTTGGGATGATATCCTGCGCCTCAAGGAGCGGGGCACCATCCGCTAG
- the mtnP gene encoding S-methyl-5'-thioadenosine phosphorylase, with product MPTAVSLAVIGGSGLYQMEGLRVLEEVKPTTPFGDPSDAILIGELEGVRVAFLPRHGRGHRLSPSALPVRANLFALKTLGVERLLSISAVGSLRENIRPLDLVVPDQVLDRTQGRPSTFFDGGPVVHIAFADPFCPVLSQVVAQGAQATGARVHRGGTYLCIEGPAFSTKAESHLYRSWGADIIGMTALPEAKLAREAEMCYAILAIVTDYDVWHPTHAQVSVEVVVQNLRKGTATAQSALRRILPAIPQERACPCASALQNAIVTDPRFIPVEVRRRLAPLIGKYLPP from the coding sequence ATGCCCACAGCAGTGAGCTTGGCCGTTATTGGGGGGAGCGGGCTTTACCAGATGGAAGGTCTGCGGGTGCTGGAGGAGGTGAAACCCACCACCCCCTTCGGCGACCCCAGCGATGCCATCCTCATCGGGGAGCTGGAGGGGGTGCGCGTAGCCTTCCTTCCCCGGCACGGGCGGGGGCATCGCCTCTCCCCCTCGGCTTTGCCCGTACGGGCCAACCTCTTCGCCCTGAAGACCCTGGGGGTGGAGCGCCTTCTCAGCATCAGCGCCGTAGGGAGTCTGCGGGAGAACATCCGCCCCCTCGACCTAGTGGTGCCCGACCAGGTGCTCGACCGCACCCAGGGGCGCCCCTCCACCTTTTTTGACGGGGGACCAGTGGTGCACATCGCCTTTGCCGACCCCTTCTGCCCCGTTTTATCCCAGGTTGTGGCCCAGGGGGCCCAGGCCACCGGCGCCCGCGTGCACCGTGGGGGCACCTACCTGTGCATTGAAGGCCCCGCCTTCTCCACAAAGGCCGAGAGCCACCTCTACCGCTCCTGGGGAGCCGATATCATCGGCATGACCGCCCTGCCCGAGGCCAAACTGGCTCGGGAGGCGGAGATGTGCTATGCCATTCTCGCGATAGTAACCGACTACGATGTATGGCACCCCACCCACGCCCAAGTGTCGGTGGAGGTGGTGGTGCAGAACCTGCGTAAGGGGACAGCCACCGCCCAGTCCGCCCTGCGACGCATCCTCCCCGCCATCCCACAGGAGCGGGCATGCCCTTGCGCCAGCGCCCTCCAGAACGCCATCGTTACCGACCCCCGCTTCATCCCTGTTGAGGTGCGGCGGCGTTTGGCACCCCTGATTGGCAAATATCTTCCCCCCTAA